GGTTGGCCTCGCCGGCGATCTCGATCTGACAGCGGACGGTCCCCGTGATCGACGTGACGATTCCGACGGGGACGCCGGCGTCCTCCAGCCGTTCGCTCTGTTCGACGTGGAGTTCGAGCCAGGAGTCCCATCCGCTGGCGTCGATGCGGCCCTCGCCGCTGAAGCCGATCTCTTCGAGGGCTTCGCCGAGGGTCACGCCGTCGTCGTCGGCCATCGACCGGGCTTCGTCGACGGTGCGTTGCTCACTGGCGACCGACGAGCCAAGAACGCCGTCCGAGAACCGCGCGCCCTCCTCTTCGGTGAAACACACGACGTCGATCGGCCGTTCGAGGTCCACGTCGGCTTCCTGCAGCGCACGGACGGCCTCCAGAGCCCCGTAGACACCGAGCACCCCGTCGAAAATCCCGCCCTCGGGGACGGAGTCGAGGTGGCTCCCCGTCGCGACGGCCGGCGTGGTCCGCTCGGCTGACGCCGGTACCCATCGGCCGGCGATGTTCCCGACGCCGTCGACGCGGACGTCGAGCCCCGCGTCCTCGAGCCGGTCGACGAAGTACTCCCTGGCGCGTTTGTTCTCTTCGGTGCCGGTCAGGACCGTTCGCCCGTTGCCCTCCACGTCCGAGATGGTCCCGTATTCGGCGGTGCGTTCGATATTCGTCCGAAGTCGATCCGCGTCGACGTACTGGTGAATCGTTCCGGTCATGTCTGTTGCTGTCGACTACTGCCGATACTGTCCCTCTAGAAATCGTGAGGGTTAGCATTGTCGCTCTGCCGAACTCGGTTCGAGCGCGTTACGCGGGCGTCGCGGCGGTCAGACCTCGCGGATGACGATGTCTTTCATCCCGTCTTCGAGCGTGGACTGCTCGATTTCGTCGAGTTCCGACCGCGACGCATTCAGCGTCGCGACGTGATTGCCAGCGAGTTCCCCCGCCGGACTCTTGAAGCACGTGGGGCCGCAGGGCACGAGGATCTCCTGTTCGTTCCGATAGCCCGGGTAGAGCAGGATGTCGCCGCGGGACGGGTAGACCGTGTGGTTCTCGCGGGGAATCTCCGGCAGTTCGATCTCGTCGATGTTCACCCAGGTCGCGTGTCCGCTCCAGCGGACGTGCATCAGGTGGGACTCGAGCGGGAGGAACTCCCGAATCGCCTCGATCGACTGCGGTGCCTCGTCGACCAGCAGGTCGGCTGTGAAGGTCTGTCCCTCGATGTCGAATTCCAGTTGCTCCATGCGTTCAATCGTTCCACCCGAGGGGATAAAGATTTTGGAGAGCCGCGAGAGCAGTACGAACGGACCCGTATGCACACCTCCGAACCCGACGGCCGGCGGAGACAGCGATTCGAATTGCGCCCCAGCCACAGCTCTCGTCCCCCGACCAATGGTCACACCGGAACGTAGCGAGGACGGGGGGCCCTCTCGAACGGCGCTCCAGGACCTCATATCGGACCTCGTGAGTATCGAATCGGAGAACCCACCGGGAAACGAACGCGCCTGTGCGCGATACGTCGAGGCGTGGTTCGACGACCGTGACGTCCGGACGGAGGTCGTCAGAGAACCATACCCGGACCGGCCCCAGATCGTCGCTCAGATCGGCGACGGCCGACCGAGGGTCGTCCTGAACGGGCACATGGACGTGGTCCCGGCAGGCGACCGCGAGCAGTGGGACTCGCCCCCCTACGACCCCCAGGTCCGGGACGGCAACCTGTACGGTCGCGGTGCTGCGGATATGAAGACCGGACTGGCCATCGCGATGGTGACTGCCGCCCGGCTCAAGGCCGATATCGACGCCGGCGACCTCCCCGGGTCGATCGTCGTCCAGGCGGCCATCGGGGAGGAGGCGGCCGAACCCGGCACGAAAACGCTGCTCGACCGCGGATACGACGGCGACTACGGAATCGTGCTGGAACCGACGGGACTGCGCACGGCGACGAGCGTCAAAGGGTGTGCATACTACGAGTTCGAGGTCGGCGGCGAGTCGGCACACGCCGGCCAGCCCGGAGACGGGGAGAACGCGCTCGTGCGAGTCCTGCCGCTGCTCGAGCGACTCCGCGACTACGGGCGGACGGTCAGCCAGCGAACGGACGACCTCGTCGGCCCCGAACACGCGACCCTCACGATGCTCGACGCGGGAACCAAGGAGAACGTCGTCCCCGGCCGGGCGACGATCGCCCTGGATCGCCGTTTCGGCCCCGAGCAAGCCGTCGAAGACGTCGACGACGAGATCGACGACCTGGTTTCGGCGGTCGAGGCCGACACTGCGAGTGACGTGACCTGGCGGCGGACCAGGACGTACGACTCGGCCAGCGCCCCGTCGGACGGGAGACTCGCCGAGGTGTTCCGAGAGCGATCCAGCGACGTAGCCGACGTCCCGCCCGACGAGTACGGACTCACGATCGCCACCGACATGCGGAACTTCGTCGACGATGCCGACATGGAGGCGATCACCTGGGGACCCGGAGCGATCGCACAGGCCCACAGCGATAACGAACACGTGGTCCTCGACGAAGCCGTTACTGGTGCGACCGTCCTCGAACAGAGCCTTCGGGAACTCCTCCGAACGTAGGTCTCAACACATCGGCCGTCGCAGTGGTACCACCCGGTTCGTTGGGCCTGGGAGACCCGCAGTTGGTTTCGAGGGCGAGAAGCGAATGTCCACAACTCGGTAAGAGTTTCTCAGTAGATGTTTCTACAATAGTTCGAGAACAAATAGGTGAAGCGTTCCCCCCATACAAGATATATGTTGGCTGCCGTTCTGATTCCCGTGTCGTTCGCCGTTGAATCGAGGACATGTCGTCGCCGGGCTTGTTTCATCGGTCTGTCCCATCGACGACACACACAGTATTGTCGCCGTCGTATCTCCCGGATCTCAGCAACGATCCGGAGAGTGCGAGCGTTAGATATGGCCTGTATACGCACCAGATGAGCCGATCCGTTCGGGCCGGGGACCGCCCGCGGCGACAGCAAGTAGCGTTCGCCATCGAGACAGATCGCGGTCTCCCCGACCACAACATGTGCTGTCTGCCGACAGTCCTGAGACCGTAGATCAGCCCTGTACTCCGGTTATAGACTGTCGACTCTACACGGATAACCCCGAATACCTCAGGAAGTACAATAGTAATTTAGTTTGATGAAATAGCCAGACTAAGTTCCAACTGAGGTTCATCAACTGCTATTGTGTTTCTTCCCGCTCTACAAAACGAAAACTCGATCTGGTCCAAGCTACCGTTGTGGCCGGCGTTTTGCCAAAAACACGCAAAACCGTGGCTCCGTACTCGAAGGTATCAGGAGCTACCTCTTCGTCACAATCACGAATCCGGTACTATCGACGGTCACCTCACAGCCACAGTAGAAGAATTCGACCGTTCCGACCATCGACTCTCCATCCCCTGCTGTCTGAAAGAGCGCGTCCAAGGCGTCAGGATCGATCGTATCGAATAGCGAGTCGAGCTCGTCCCCCGCCGTTCCGGTGGGGTTTGCTGAAACGGGCTTGCGGCCGGTAAACGCCGAGACAGCGTGAATGACCGCTTCGGACAACGAGTCCTCCTTCGGTGCCTGGTAGGTAAACTCCTCTTCAGTCAGTTCGTCTGTGTGGGGTTGGCATTCTGTCATCGCTAATTACTACGAGACCGACGGGGGAGTACTCCCGGGTTCACTCAATTCAGCCTTTATAAGTGAGTGTCCTGAACCACTGTATTACGGAGCAACGCTTGCTGGCCACGCCGGAGGCGAGATGACAATGCAGACGTCGAGATGCCGAGATCATCGGCGATGGTTTCCATCGTCGTCTGTCGTGGGACAGCGAAATAGCCGTGCTCTAGGGCAGCGAGAAGGGCGTCTCGTTGCGCATCCGTGATACCATATCGATTGGTACGTCCACCGTCGTTCTCCATTGGCTTCTCTTCGTAGAGGCTGTGCAACTCGAAATCCCGGTTGCGCTCACGAGCGGCATCTCGAAAGGCAATCAGTGCCTCCCGAGACGGAAACCGGGCCAGAAATTCCGTCCCTTCAGCCGCGAGTGTGACACTTCTTGGGACGATGTCTCGTTTTCCGGCGATCGAATACAGAGAATTGGCCAGTCCGTCTTCTGAAAGGATTCCACGATACAAGCGCCTGTCTGTGAACTGGTTGAGACGAGAAAAGGACTCGACAGACGGGTCACCAGCCAGCGCAGCTTCGAACGTCTCGAAATCATCACCAGCCGCCCAAAAGATGAATCGCTCCTGATCATCCCGCAATCTATGGACATCTTCTATGTGAAGTCTCATGTCGGGGACCGTTTGCAACGCCTCGTGGAACACCGGACGGCCGATGTTTATTTTTGCAATGTATGTCATTGTTCGATAGTTGTATACTGAGAGTGATCCGAATGCCACTCAACCGAAGCCGACCGCCCTCTCCCCACCACTACTGGACCTGCTGACGACCAATCACCTCGACTATGGAAATTCATCGGGC
The window above is part of the Halorientalis sp. IM1011 genome. Proteins encoded here:
- a CDS encoding helix-turn-helix domain-containing protein — encoded protein: MTYIAKINIGRPVFHEALQTVPDMRLHIEDVHRLRDDQERFIFWAAGDDFETFEAALAGDPSVESFSRLNQFTDRRLYRGILSEDGLANSLYSIAGKRDIVPRSVTLAAEGTEFLARFPSREALIAFRDAARERNRDFELHSLYEEKPMENDGGRTNRYGITDAQRDALLAALEHGYFAVPRQTTMETIADDLGISTSALSSRLRRGQQALLRNTVVQDTHL
- a CDS encoding M20 family metallopeptidase → MVTPERSEDGGPSRTALQDLISDLVSIESENPPGNERACARYVEAWFDDRDVRTEVVREPYPDRPQIVAQIGDGRPRVVLNGHMDVVPAGDREQWDSPPYDPQVRDGNLYGRGAADMKTGLAIAMVTAARLKADIDAGDLPGSIVVQAAIGEEAAEPGTKTLLDRGYDGDYGIVLEPTGLRTATSVKGCAYYEFEVGGESAHAGQPGDGENALVRVLPLLERLRDYGRTVSQRTDDLVGPEHATLTMLDAGTKENVVPGRATIALDRRFGPEQAVEDVDDEIDDLVSAVEADTASDVTWRRTRTYDSASAPSDGRLAEVFRERSSDVADVPPDEYGLTIATDMRNFVDDADMEAITWGPGAIAQAHSDNEHVVLDEAVTGATVLEQSLRELLRT
- a CDS encoding HalOD1 output domain-containing protein, whose translation is MTECQPHTDELTEEEFTYQAPKEDSLSEAVIHAVSAFTGRKPVSANPTGTAGDELDSLFDTIDPDALDALFQTAGDGESMVGTVEFFYCGCEVTVDSTGFVIVTKR
- a CDS encoding M20 family metallo-hydrolase, which gives rise to MTGTIHQYVDADRLRTNIERTAEYGTISDVEGNGRTVLTGTEENKRAREYFVDRLEDAGLDVRVDGVGNIAGRWVPASAERTTPAVATGSHLDSVPEGGIFDGVLGVYGALEAVRALQEADVDLERPIDVVCFTEEEGARFSDGVLGSSVASEQRTVDEARSMADDDGVTLGEALEEIGFSGEGRIDASGWDSWLELHVEQSERLEDAGVPVGIVTSITGTVRCQIEIAGEANHSGCTAMDDRRDALAAASEIVLDVEAATEEAVDEHGETVVGTVGKLDVAPNAINVVPGRVELGVDVRDVESEPMERIVGDIRESLSRIEDERDVVTTFERPYNIEPIAMTDRCLDALRTGAADSEIETLDLHSGAGHDTMHIAKVTDAGMLFAPSRGGISHSPREWTDWDNCAEATQVLAAGLADLAAD
- a CDS encoding DUF3830 family protein, with the translated sequence MEQLEFDIEGQTFTADLLVDEAPQSIEAIREFLPLESHLMHVRWSGHATWVNIDEIELPEIPRENHTVYPSRGDILLYPGYRNEQEILVPCGPTCFKSPAGELAGNHVATLNASRSELDEIEQSTLEDGMKDIVIREV